One Glycine max cultivar Williams 82 chromosome 3, Glycine_max_v4.0, whole genome shotgun sequence DNA window includes the following coding sequences:
- the LOC100794421 gene encoding uncharacterized protein ycf20, translating to MLFATTMRSSSCMTSAQVKSLDYVGSGVSKVALAAFFYKTTFCQKQCCPSFFSFGQPCLTFSFKRMTWSVRSSLNDSSFSPSTSNSTNGRTRIIRVIQEFQTKLGSKIQEVKKNLPLKLFFFLVGFYCATAFATVIGQTGDWDILSAALAVAVVEGIGALMYRASLPLVRKSRSLISLFNYWKAGLTLGLFLDSFKY from the exons ATGTTGTTTGCGACTACAATGAGGTCATCCAGTTGTATGACTAGTGCACAAGTTAAATCTCTTGATTATGTCGGTTCAGGAGTTTCTAAAGTTGCTCTCGCTGCATTCTTTTACAAAACCACGTTCTGCCAGAAGCAATGCTGTCCAAGCTTCTTCAGTTTTGGTCAACCTTGTTTAACTTTCAGTTTCAA GAGGATGACTTGGTCAGTTAGAAGCAGCTTAAATGACAGCAGTTTTAGTCCTTCTACTTCAAATAGCACTAATGGAAGGACTCGCATAATTAGAGTGATTCAAGAGTTTCAGACCAAGTTAGGTTCTAAGATTCAGGAGGTAAAGAAAAATCTTCCATTGAAGCTGTTTTTCTTCTTGGTTGGATTTTACTGTGCAACGGCCTTTGCCACTGTTATTGGACAAACTGGTGACTGGGATATTCTATCTGCTGCCTTGGCTGTGGCTGTTGTGGAAGGCATTGGGGCTCTCATGTACAGAGCTTCTCTTCCTTTAGTTCGAAAGAGTAGGAGCCTTATTTCCTTGTTTAATTATTGGAAGGCTGGCCTTACACTGGGACTTTTCTTAGATTCCTTCAAATATTGA
- the LOC100798127 gene encoding uncharacterized protein isoform X1, whose translation MALLASRAMSKGVVVSVPVLVLSALVATVFLFFLLSSLSSCSCPTPSEISASNARSVGVGIGVSESSSSNVPVATTKESSSGYIPLSTRKEDVEWVKDQIRANGLQMHDNVLRKGINPRTRAQQLEDFRRFKGISHYEGPDSDNHTSLPCPGELLVEEHHSNYGEPWAGGRDVFEFLAEASQLRPDSQVLEIGCGTLRVGLHFIRYLNPEHFHCLERDELSLMAVFRYELPAQGLLYKRPSIVKGDDMDFSRFDSGIMYDLIYASAVFLHMPDKLVWTGLERLASKLKPYDGRIFVSHNIKFCSRLGGEECTKRLASLGLEYLGKHTHDSLLFNHYEIWFEFRRSKA comes from the exons ATGGCACTCTTGGCTTCGCGAGCAATGTCGAAGGGTGTGGTGGTATCAGTGCCTGTTCTTGTTCTATCTGCTTTAGTGGCCACTGTTTTCCTGTTCTTCCTTTTGTCCTCTCTTTCATCCTGCTCCTGCCCTACTCCTTCAGAAATATCTGCCTCCAATGCTAGGAGTGTTGGTGTTGGCATTGGTGTTTCTGAGTCTAGCAGCAGTAATGTTCCGGTAGCAACAACGAAGGAGTCTAGCAGCGGTTATATTCCGTTATCAACGAGGAAGGAGGATGTTGAGTGGGTGAAGGATCAAATCCGAGCAAATGGGCTTCAAATGCATGACAATGTGCTTCGCAAGGGTATTAATCCCCGCACTCGGGCTCAGCAACTTGAGGATTTTAGACG ATTTAAGGGCATATCTCACTATGAGGGACCTGATTCAGATAATCACACATCCTTGCCATGCCCTGGGGAACTACTAGTTGAAGAGCACCATAGCAACTATGGTGAACCTTGGGCCGGGGGAAGAGATGTGTTTGAGTTTCTTGCCGAAGCCAGTCAACTTAGACCAGACTCACAGGTGCTAGAGATAGGCTGTGGCACTCTTCGAGTTGGTTTGCATTTCATTCGATACTTGAATCCTGAACACTTCCATTGTCTTGAAAGAGATGAGCTCTCTTTGATGGCCGTATTTAGGTATGAGCTTCCTGCCCAAGGCCTCTTATACAAACGGCCTTCGATTGTTAAGGGGGATGACATGGATTTCAGCAGGTTTGATTCTGGCATAATGTATGATTTGATTTATGCTAGTGCTGTATTTCTTCACATGCCTGATAAACTCGTGTGGACTGGATTGGAAAGATTAGCATCTAAATTGAAACCTTATGATGGACGAATCTTTGTATCACATAATATAAAGTTCTGTTCAAGGTTGGGAGGAGAGGAATGCACAAAGAGGCTTGCAAGTTTGGGGCTTGAGTATCTTGGGAAGCATACTCATGATAGCTTGCTATTCAATCACTATGAGATATGGTTTGAATTTAGACGGTCAAAGGCATAA
- the LOC100499972 gene encoding protein GRAVITROPIC IN THE LIGHT 1 encodes MLPTGAKETQLRENNSQKVHPQPMEEAMNQNPEAMETLISKVFTNISSLKSAYIQLQAAHTPYDPDKIHTADKLVISELKNLSELKHFYRENNPKPVCVSPQDSRLAAEIQEQQSLLKTYEVMVKKFQSEIQNKDSEIHQLQQQIEEARQKRAKLEKNLKLRGLSTKESEDEIGFFPVDLTPDLFTSAVEAAAKAIHDFSKPLINMMKAAGWDLDAAANSIEPDVVYAKRAHKKYAFEFYICQRMFSGFEQENFSVKSDNITVTKESFFHQFLALREMDPLDMLGQNPDSIFGKFCRSKYLVVVHPKMEASFFGNLDQRNYVMGGGHPRTPFYQAFLKLTKSIWLLHRLAYSFEPNVKVFQVKGGSEFSDVYMESVVKNLIMDDNDEKPKVGLMVMPGFWIGGSVIQSKVYLSGMKVAE; translated from the coding sequence ATGCTACCTACTGGAGCAAAAGAGACCCAATTACGTGAGAACAACAGCCAGAAGGTCCATCCTCAACCAATGGAAGAGGCCATGAATCAGAATCCAGAAGCAATGGAAACCCTAATATCTAAAGTTTTTACAAATATCTCTTCCTTGAAGTCAGCTTATATCCAGCTTCAAGCTGCTCATACTCCCTACGACCCTGATAAAATCCACACTGCTGATAAACTTGTTATTAGTGAGCTGAAAAATCTGTCTGAACTCAAGCATTTCTACAGGGAGAACAACCCGAAACCAGTGTGTGTTTCTCCCCAAGACTCACGTTTAGCTGCAGAAATTCAAGAACAACAGAGCCTTCTTAAAACGTATGAGGTCATGGTGAAGAAATTCCAATCTGAAATCCAGAATAAAGATTCAGAGATCCATCAATTGCAGCAGCAGATCGAAGAGGCTAGACAGAAGCGAGCAAAACTAGAGAAAAATCTGAAGCTTAGAGGTTTGTCAACCAAAGAATCGGAAGATGAAATTGGCTTTTTCCCTGTCGATCTAACTCCAGATCTCTTCACCTCTGCCGTGGAAGCAGCTGCAAAAGCCATTCATGATTTTTCTAAACCTTTGATCAACATGATGAAAGCAGCTGGGTGGGACCTTGATGCTGCTGCCAACTCAATCGAACCTGATGTTGTTTATGCAAAGAGAGCTCATAAGAAATATGCATTTGAGTTTTACATATGCCAAAGAATGTTCAGTGGCTTTGAGCAGGAAAACTTCTCTGTCAAATCAGACAATATTACTGTAACTAAAGAGAGCTTCTTTCACCAGTTTCTCGCATTAAGAGAGATGGATCCCTTGGACATGCTGGGGCAAAATCCAGATTCCATTTTTGGGAAATTTTGCAGGAGCAAATACTTGGTGGTAGTTCATCCAAAGATGGAGGCATCATTCTTCGGAAATTTAGACCAGCGAAATTATGTGATGGGTGGAGGGCATCCAAGGACCCCTTTTTACCAGGCTTTTCTTAAACTGACCAAGTCAATTTGGCTTTTACACAGGTTGGCTTATTCTTTCGAGCCAAATGTCAAGGTATTTCAGGTTAAAGGAGGGAGTGAGTTCTCTGATGTTTATATGGAAAGTGTGGTCAAGAATTTGATAATGGATGACAATGATGAAAAACCTAAAGTTGGTTTGATGGTTATGCCTGGATTTTGGATTGGGGGAAGTGTGATTCAGAGTAAAGTCTATCTCTCTGGTATGAAGGTGGCTGAATGA
- the LOC100791798 gene encoding pectinesterase inhibitor 9, protein MAQLNLTLLLIFLSLLFSFLAPPVEPSSLTRHKNSQTITYIESSCNSTLYPNLCIRCLSRYAKSTINGPQHLAQYALSVSLSRAVNTRGYLLKVAKELKVLKNNKREYLIVQDCVNQITDSVEQLSQAIKELRRLNQRGSTINDDMLWHISNVETWVSTALTDASSCVYSFPGHRMSKRAAAIKVKAMNVAEVTSNALALFHRYASKYRQAEARTIKKP, encoded by the coding sequence ATGGCACAACTCAACCTCACATTGCTACTCATTTTCCTCTCACtcctcttttcatttcttgccCCCCCAGTTGAGCCATCATCATTGACAAGGCATAAAAATTCTCAAACAATAACCTACATAGAGTCCTCTTGCAATAGCACCCTCTACCCAAATCTTTGCATCCGTTGCCTTTCCAGATATGCCAAATCCACCATAAATGGACCACAACACTTAGCCCAATATGCCTTGTCAGTGAGCCTCTCTAGAGCAGTGAACACAAGAGGGTACCTTTTGAAAGTGGCCAAGGAACTTAAGGTCCTCAAGAACAACAAAAGGGAGTACCTAATTGTGCAAGATTGTGTGAACCAAATCACTGATAGTGTGGAACAACTTAGCCAAGCCATCAAAGAACTTCGAAGGTTGAACCAACGTGGATCTACCATCAATGATGACATGTTGTGGCACATAAGCAATGTTGAGACATGGGTGAGCACTGCCTTAACAGATGCTAGTAGTTGTGTGTACTCATTCCCTGGTCATAGGATGAGTAAGAGGGCAGCTGCTATTAAGGTTAAGGCCATGAATGTGGCAGAGGTTACTAGTAATGCACTTGCCTTGTTTCATAGATATGCATCTAAGTATCGGCAAGCAGAAGCTAGAACCATCAAGAAGCCCTAA
- the LOC100807870 gene encoding Pectinesterase inhibitor 9-like precursor translates to MAQLNLTLLAIFLSLLFLILATPVEPSKHKNSQTMIYIESSCNGTLYPNLCIRCLARYAKSTINGPQHLAQYALSVSLSRALHTRGYLLKVAKEIKSNKGAKNYKREYLTVQDCVNQITDSVEQLSQAIEELRRLNKSGSTINDDMLWHISNVETWVSTALTDARSCVYSFPGHRMSKRAASIKVKAMNVAEVTSNALALFHRYASRYRQAEARTTKP, encoded by the coding sequence ATGGCACAACTCAACCTCACATTGCTAGCCATTTTCCTCTCTCTCCTCTTTTTAATTCTTGCAACCCCAGTTGAGCCGTCAAAGCACAAAAATTCTCAAACAATGATCTACATAGAGTCCTCTTGCAATGGCACCCTCTATCCAAATCTTTGCATTCGTTGCCTTGCCAGATATGCCAAATCCACCATAAATGGCCCTCAACACTTAGCCCAATATGCCTTGTCAGTTAGCCTCTCCAGAGCACTTCACACAAGAGGGTACCTTTTGAAAGTGGCCAAGGAAATTAAGTCTAATAAGGGTGCCAAGAACTACAAAAGGGAATACCTAACAGTGCAAGATTGTGTGAACCAAATCACTGATAGTGTGGAACAACTTAGCCAAGCTATAGAAGAACTTCGAAGGTTGAACAAAAGTGGATCAACCATCAATGATGACATGTTGTGGCACATAAGCAATGTTGAGACATGGGTGAGCACCGCCTTAACAGATGCTAGGAGTTGTGTGTACTCATTTCCTGGTCATAGGATGAGTAAGAGAGCAGCTTCTATTAAGGTTAAGGCTATGAATGTGGCAGAGGTTACTAGTAATGCACTTGCCTTGTTTCATAGATATGCATCTAGGTATCGGCAAGCAGAAGCTAGAACCACAAAGCCCTAG